One region of Juglans regia cultivar Chandler chromosome 4, Walnut 2.0, whole genome shotgun sequence genomic DNA includes:
- the LOC109021914 gene encoding putative germin-like protein 2-1, producing MASRIFLLGLLAVSFTVSTLASDPSPLHDFCVADKTSSVQVNGLACKDPKLVQADDFFFSGLHIAANTTNVPFGARLTPVTVAQVGGLNTLGISISRVDYAPGGFNPPHTHPRATEIITVLEGNVEVGFVTSYPDNRLMRKVLGKGDVFVFPIGLVHYQVNVGSTNAAVIVALNSQNPGIVSIPNVLFGSTPKIGSDILARAFQVDRNVVDGIKSKF from the exons ATGGCTTCTCGCATCTTCTTGCTAGGACTCCTCGCTGTGTCTTTTACCGTCAGTACCTTGGCATCTGACCCAAGCCCTCTTCATGATTTCTGCGTTGCAGATAAAACAAGTTCAG TTCAAGTGAATGGTTTAGCCTGCAAGGATCCCAAGCTGGTTCAAGCCGATGACTTCTTCTTCAGTGGACTACACATAGCAGCCAACACAACAAACGTCCCATTCGGGGCAAGGCTGACACCGGTGACTGTAGCCCAAGTAGGAGGGCTAAACACGCTTGGCATCTCCATTTCCCGCGTTGATTACGCACCCGGGGGTTTCAACCCACCTCACACCCACCCTCGAGCCACCGAAATTATAACAGTCTTGGAAGGAAACGTCGAAGTTGGTTTTGTCACATCCTACCCGGACAACCGTCTCATGAGAAAGGTACTAGGAAAGGGCGATGTCTTTGTCTTCCCCATCGGTCTCGTCCACTACCAAGTAAATGTAGGTTCTACGAATGCCGCTGTAATTGTTGCTCTGAACAGTCAAAACCCTGGTATTGTCTCAATTCCGAATGTGTTGTTTGGGTCTACACCAAAAATCGGAAGTGACATTCTTGCAAGAGCCTTCCAAGTTGATAGGAACGTTGTCGATGGTATCAAATCCAAGTTCTAG